In the Magnolia sinica isolate HGM2019 chromosome 15, MsV1, whole genome shotgun sequence genome, one interval contains:
- the LOC131226718 gene encoding gamma-tubulin complex component 3 codes for MAHPQTLDLIKDLVIRLTSNHSTPPDGPHTEKALKYAVRILTSRMTPSISPDESAVAESIKRRLVTDGKSSDALTFADLYSKFSSRSGPGCVANRWAVLYLLKVISEDQRQSDGKASSFASAALSGGLPVLSNSSSSHDSSKNQNGGVFVISKDPEGIREIALREFSDLVRGESEVSEGVLVRDVLYACQGIDGKYVKFDERLDGYNLPESIKVPRSTRIMVRKLCELGWLFRKVKGYISESMDRFPAEEVGTVGQAFCAALQDELSDYYKLLAVLESQSLNPIPLASEGNSGNYISLRRLAVWFAEPMVRMRLMAVLVDGCKVLRGGAMAGAIHGHAQHGDPMVQDFMRRLLRRVCSPLFEMVRSWVLEGELEDIFVEFFIVSEPVKAESLWREGYRLHDGMLPAFITPSLAKRILRTGKSINFLRVCCDDQGWADGTSEAAAAAGTTTMRGGLGYGETDALETLVVEAAKRIDKHLMDVMYKRYKFKEHCLAIKRYLLLGQGDFVQYLMDIVGPELSEPANTISSFKLAGLLESAIRSSNAQYDDPDILDRLRVKMMPHDAGDRGWDVFSLEYNASVPLDTVFTESVMARYLRIFNFLWKLRRVEHALIGAWKTMKPNCISSDLFAEQGGGVMLHLVSVSRRCQVLWNEMNHFVTNLQYYIMFEVLEVSWSYFVDEMEVAKDLDDLLVAHEKYLNSIVEKSLLGERSQHICKALFVLFDLILRFRSYADRLYEGISELQSSLRKSGPKGRRKSNLKQSREQSKLGAGVGEGRKAKMQYALEFRRKMGEDLDTIANEYLSSLKGFISQLPVQQHVDLKFLMFRLDFTEFYSRLPATT; via the exons ATGGCCCACCCTCAAACCCTAGATCTCATCAAAGACCTCGTCATCCGCCTTACATCCAACCACTCAACCCCAcccgatgggccccacacagaaaaGGCCCTCAAGTACGCCGTCCGCATCCTCACCAGCCGCATGACCCCTTCGATCTCCCCCGACGAATCTGCCGTCGCCGAATCCATCAAGCGCCGCCTCGTCACCGACGGAAAGTCCTCCGACGCACTCACCTTCGCCGATCTATACTCCAAATTCTCCTCCAGATCGGGCCCCGGCTGCGTCGCCAATCGGTGGGCCGTGCTCTACCTACTCAAGGTAATCTCCGAAGACCAACGCCAATCTGACGGTAAGGCTtcttccttcgcctccgccgcaTTGTCTGGCGGTCTCCCTGTTTTGTCTAATAGTTCCAGTAGCCATGATAGTAGTAAAAACCAGAATGGTGGTGTTTTCGTAATTTCGAAAGACCCAGAGGGCATTCGGGAAATCGCTCTCCGGGAGTTTTCGGACTTGGTGAGAGGAGAGAGTGAGGTTTCAGAAGGGGTCTTGGTTAGGGATGTCTTATATGCTTGTCAGGGGATTGATGGGAAGTATGTGAAATTTGATGAAAGATTGGACGGCTACAATCTTCCCGAGTCGATTAAAGTGCCGAGATCAACACGGATTATGGTCCGGAAGCTTTGTGAATTGGGTTGGCTGTTCCGAAAAGTCAAAGGCTATATATCTGAGAGCATGGACCGGTTCCCAGCAGAAGAGGTGGGGACGGTGGGCCAGGCTTTTTGTGCTGCATTGCAGGATGAGCTGTCGGATTATTATAAGCTGCTGGCAGTTCTAGAATCACAATCATTGAATCCAATACCATTAGCGTCGGAGGGTAATTCGGGGAACTATATTTCATTGAGGAGGTTGGCAGTTTGGTTTGCGGAACCGATGGTGAGGATGCGTCTAATGGCAGTTTTGGTTGATGGTTGTAAGGTTCTGAGGGGTGGTGCAATGGCAGGGGCAATACATGGCCATGCACAACATGGCGATCCGATGGTGCAGGATTTCATGCGGCGCCTGCTTAGGAGAGTGTGCTCACCACTTTTTGAAATGGTAAGGAGTTGGGTTTTGGAGGGGGAGTTGGAGGACATTTTCGTGGAATTTTTCATTGTGAGCGAGCCGGTCAAGGCTGAGTCACTCTGGCGAGAAGGTTACCGGCTCCATGATGGGATGCTCCCAGCTTTCATCACGCCGTCGCTTGCAAAGCGGATTTTGAGGACGGGGAAGTCAATAAATTTCCTCAGAGTTTGTTGTGATGATCAAGGGTGGGCAGATGGCACATCGGAAGCAGCAGCTGCAGCAGGGACCACAACCATGAGAGGGGGGCTTGGATATGGTGAGACAGACGCACTTGAAACGCTGGTTGTTGAAGCAGCGAAGAGGATAGATAAGCATTTGATGGATGTTATGTACAAGCGTTATAAATTTAAGGAGCACTGTCTTGCAATCAAACGGTATTTGCTTCTTGGGCAGGGAGATTTTGTTCAGTATCTGATGGATATTGTGGGGCCTGAACTTTCAGAGCCGGCCAATACGATCAGCTCCTTCAAGCTGGCGGGGCTTCTGGAAAGTGCGATCCGGTCATCAAATGCACAATATGATGATCCTGACATATTGGATCGGTTGCGGGTCAAGATGATGCCGCATGATGCTGGAGATAGGGGCTGGGATGTATTCTCATTGGAGTACAATGCTAGTGTCCCACTTGATACCGTGTTTACTGAGTCAGTCATGGCGAGGTACCTTAGGATATTCAACTTCCTCTGGAAGCTTAGGCGTGTTGAGCATGCACTGATTGGAGCGTGGAAGACTATGAAGCCAAATTGCATTAGTTCTGACCTTTTTGCTGAGCAAGGAGGTGGGGTCATGCTGCATTTGGTGTCTGTGTCGCGGCGCTGCCAAGTGCTGTGGAATGAGATGAATCATTTTGTTACGAACCTGCAGTATTATATCATGTTTGAAGTTTTGGAAGTGTCATGGTCTTACTTTGTTGATGAAATGGAGGTGGCAAAGGATCTAGATGACCTGCTCGTGGCACATGAGAAATATCTCAATTCGATTGTGGAGAAGTCTCTTCTtggggaaagatcccaacatatTTGCAAGGCTCTTTTTGTCTTGTTTGACCTCATATTGCGTTTCCGTAGCTATGCGGACCGGTTATATGAAGGTATCAGCGAGTTGCAATCGAG TCTGCGGAAGAGTGGCCCTAAAGGCAGgagaaaatcaaatttaaagcAGAGTCGTGAGCAGTCGAAGTTGGGCGCAGGGGTTGGTGAGGGCAGGAAGGCCAAAATGCAATATGCTTTAGAATTCCGCCGGAAAATGGGAGAAGACTTGGACACAATTGCAAATGAGTATTTGTCATCACTCAAGGGTTTCATTTCTCAGTTGCCTGTGCAGCAACACGTTGATTTGAAGTTCCTCATGTTCCGTCTTGACTTCACTGAATTTTATAGTCGGCTCCCAGCCACTACTTAG